A single region of the Pontibacter kalidii genome encodes:
- the rfbC gene encoding dTDP-4-dehydrorhamnose 3,5-epimerase, giving the protein MDHKLFHIKGLIEFQPRIFRDDRGYFMETFSQKWFEPLGLKPVFMQDNQSVSAKGVLRGLHFQKPPRAQAKLVRVSTGKALDVAVDLRKDSPTYGQHVACVLDAERHNVFYIPEGFAHGFVALEDNTTFLYKCTDFYAPETEGGILWNDPALGIDWGIAEPLVSPKDEVLPLLEDFSSPF; this is encoded by the coding sequence ATGGATCACAAACTTTTCCATATCAAGGGCTTGATCGAGTTCCAGCCACGCATCTTCCGCGACGACCGCGGCTATTTTATGGAAACCTTTAGCCAGAAGTGGTTCGAGCCACTTGGCCTGAAACCCGTTTTTATGCAGGACAATCAATCTGTATCTGCAAAAGGCGTACTGCGCGGGCTGCACTTCCAGAAGCCGCCGCGCGCGCAGGCAAAGCTGGTAAGGGTATCTACAGGCAAGGCCCTGGATGTAGCGGTGGACCTGCGTAAGGACTCTCCAACCTACGGGCAGCATGTGGCCTGTGTGCTTGATGCGGAGCGGCACAATGTTTTCTATATCCCGGAAGGGTTTGCGCATGGCTTTGTGGCTCTGGAGGATAACACCACCTTCCTCTATAAGTGCACCGATTTCTATGCCCCCGAAACGGAGGGTGGCATCCTTTGGAACGACCCCGCCCTGGGCATCGACTGGGGCATCGCCGAGCCGCTGGTATCTCCAAAGGATGAGGTGCTGCCGCTGCTGGAGGATTTCAGCTCGCCGTTTTAA
- a CDS encoding metallophosphoesterase family protein encodes MIKPLQHTQRLLVRHGWCVLLSLLLSACISTEPQYSSEAFAWEREAPAPDNDVLYTVFLIGDVGAPDPNGEPSLQLMRKMMMETGESSATVFLGDNVYMNGLPPEGRFDREESERRLRDQLDILKGYPGEKYMIPGNHDWNHSGRGGLEYVMREQRFVNDYLTEENIVVGGDFYVPGNGCPGPYEVKLSDDLVMIALDSEWWLHPFDRPYGDNSNCGTGTEGEMLLKLEDIIEKNSGSDILIVAHHPLMTRGEHGGFFTLKDHIFPLTMLREWMYLPLPVIGSIYPFARKYGGILQDIPHPRYQAYVRGLLDIFNKYDNIVYAAGHEHALQYFKYNNLAHIVSGSGCKTDYVKPGVAEYAHKVKGFVKTTYHRNGEVWAEFWSPEGKGETGKVTFRTLLYSKKPREERPRPHDDTNYADSTITLAANVEYRAGVLHTTLLGEHYRQEWATPIEVPLLDMKTEQGGLTPYQKGGGKQTAALKVRTPEATEYSLRTVDKDPTMSLPPYLRETAARTLLQDQISAQHPYGALIIPPLADAAGVYHTNPELVYIPNTPYLRQYQDEFSNTLAYLEEDADENHENTASLGNAKNLVGTDKVLDELMEDNDHEVDQREYVRARLFDMLIGDWDRHEGQWRWVEEDKPDKGNLYTPVPEDRDMAFFKADGVLPWLVTRKWGIRNIQNFGYDFEDVVGLNLSGITLDRTLTSKVTREEWLQIAEDIRRSMTDEVIERAVREWPEPIRELSAPEITAKLKARREQLPKAAAEYYDFLAQYVDITGSNKHERFLIKRLNDEQLQVIGYKTSKEGELRTEIYNRTFLTDETKEVRIYGMGGRDEFIISGDVDESILVRIIGGKDEDIITDNSSVSGLKKHTVVYDTEQGNQFTFSSETKDKTEPYEEVNLYDRDNYKLPYVGPRLSAEYNVEDGVFLGAGILWRTHKFRKDPYAAQHLLEANYAFRTSSYNLEYTGDVRQVLGFWHLGLNAHLQGPQFQRNFYGLGNETRKDPEVDNSYYRVRYERLSLSALLYREPFAFVKMGLGPTYDRFNVDDPEGESFLVDQARAGQLREGTYNVEKGRFEAQHYLGAKAFFNLEVLGSGSTEANPRIGMRWYNTISYNHQLGAEGLSFTNLSTEFRFYLTPNFPFKLTWSGRLGAARNFGDFRFYQANTLGGTENLRGYRRTRYAGRGSVYANGEGRLHLLDYNLYLTPGKLGILGHIDAGRVYYAGDPDRGFLRDLHMGYGGGVWVDMLNRTVVSLTYSVGDDDDDDLWLLKFGFFF; translated from the coding sequence ATGATCAAACCATTACAGCATACACAACGGCTGTTGGTGCGCCACGGGTGGTGTGTGCTGCTGAGCCTGCTTCTATCAGCCTGTATCTCCACGGAGCCGCAATACAGCAGTGAGGCCTTTGCCTGGGAGCGGGAGGCTCCTGCCCCCGACAACGACGTACTTTACACCGTGTTCCTGATCGGGGATGTGGGCGCGCCTGACCCGAATGGCGAGCCCTCGCTGCAGCTTATGCGCAAAATGATGATGGAGACCGGGGAGAGCAGCGCCACTGTCTTTCTGGGCGATAACGTGTACATGAACGGCCTCCCGCCCGAGGGGAGGTTTGACCGGGAGGAGTCGGAGAGGCGCCTGAGGGACCAGCTCGACATCCTGAAAGGGTACCCCGGCGAGAAATACATGATACCCGGCAACCACGACTGGAACCACAGCGGCCGCGGCGGGCTGGAGTACGTGATGCGGGAGCAGCGCTTCGTGAACGACTACCTGACGGAAGAGAACATTGTGGTGGGCGGCGATTTTTACGTGCCCGGCAACGGCTGCCCCGGCCCTTACGAGGTGAAGCTGAGCGACGACCTGGTGATGATCGCCCTGGACTCGGAGTGGTGGCTGCACCCCTTCGACCGGCCCTACGGCGACAACAGCAACTGCGGCACCGGCACCGAGGGCGAGATGCTGCTAAAGCTGGAGGACATTATCGAGAAGAACAGCGGCAGCGACATCCTGATCGTGGCCCATCACCCCCTGATGACACGCGGCGAGCACGGCGGTTTCTTCACCCTGAAAGACCACATCTTCCCACTGACCATGCTCCGCGAGTGGATGTACCTGCCGCTGCCGGTCATCGGCTCCATTTACCCTTTTGCCCGCAAGTATGGCGGCATCCTGCAGGACATCCCGCACCCGCGCTACCAGGCCTATGTCCGGGGCCTGCTCGATATCTTCAACAAGTATGATAACATTGTGTATGCCGCCGGCCACGAGCATGCGCTGCAGTACTTCAAGTATAATAACCTGGCGCACATTGTGAGCGGCTCCGGCTGCAAGACCGACTACGTGAAACCCGGCGTGGCCGAGTATGCCCACAAGGTAAAGGGCTTTGTGAAAACAACCTATCACCGGAATGGGGAGGTATGGGCCGAGTTCTGGTCGCCCGAAGGCAAGGGCGAGACCGGCAAGGTTACGTTTCGCACACTGCTCTACTCTAAAAAACCACGCGAGGAGCGCCCGCGGCCGCACGACGATACCAACTACGCCGACAGTACCATCACCTTGGCGGCCAACGTGGAGTACCGCGCCGGCGTCCTGCATACAACCCTGCTGGGCGAGCATTACCGCCAGGAGTGGGCCACGCCAATAGAGGTGCCCCTGCTGGACATGAAGACCGAGCAGGGGGGGCTTACTCCCTACCAGAAAGGCGGGGGCAAGCAGACGGCCGCGCTGAAGGTACGCACACCAGAGGCCACCGAGTACAGCCTGCGCACCGTGGACAAGGACCCCACCATGTCGCTGCCGCCCTACCTGCGCGAAACGGCCGCCCGCACACTGCTGCAGGACCAGATATCGGCGCAGCACCCCTATGGCGCCCTTATTATACCGCCGTTGGCCGATGCCGCCGGCGTGTACCACACCAACCCGGAGCTGGTCTACATCCCCAACACTCCTTACCTGCGCCAGTACCAGGATGAGTTCAGCAACACGCTGGCCTACCTGGAGGAGGACGCCGACGAGAACCACGAGAACACAGCCAGCCTGGGCAACGCCAAAAACCTGGTAGGCACCGACAAGGTGCTGGACGAGCTGATGGAGGACAACGACCATGAGGTGGACCAGCGCGAGTACGTGCGGGCGCGCCTCTTCGACATGCTCATCGGCGACTGGGACCGGCACGAGGGGCAGTGGCGTTGGGTGGAGGAGGATAAGCCCGACAAAGGCAATCTGTACACCCCCGTGCCCGAGGACCGCGACATGGCTTTTTTTAAGGCCGATGGGGTGCTCCCGTGGCTCGTAACCCGCAAGTGGGGCATCCGCAACATCCAGAACTTTGGCTACGACTTTGAGGATGTGGTGGGCCTGAACCTGAGCGGCATCACGCTGGACCGCACACTTACCTCTAAGGTAACACGCGAGGAATGGCTGCAGATAGCCGAGGACATTCGCCGAAGCATGACCGATGAGGTAATAGAGCGGGCGGTGCGGGAGTGGCCTGAACCGATCCGGGAGCTTTCGGCCCCGGAGATAACAGCCAAGCTGAAGGCCAGGCGCGAGCAGCTGCCGAAGGCCGCCGCCGAGTACTACGACTTCCTGGCGCAGTACGTGGACATCACCGGCAGCAACAAGCACGAGCGCTTCCTGATCAAGCGCCTGAACGATGAGCAGTTGCAGGTGATCGGGTACAAGACCAGCAAAGAGGGCGAGCTGCGCACCGAAATCTACAACCGCACTTTCCTGACAGACGAAACAAAGGAAGTGCGCATCTACGGCATGGGTGGCCGGGATGAGTTTATCATTTCGGGCGATGTGGACGAAAGTATACTGGTGCGCATCATTGGCGGCAAGGACGAGGACATCATCACCGACAACTCCAGCGTGAGCGGACTGAAGAAGCACACGGTGGTGTACGACACGGAGCAGGGCAACCAGTTTACCTTTAGCAGCGAGACAAAGGATAAGACTGAGCCGTACGAGGAGGTCAACCTCTACGACCGGGATAACTATAAGCTGCCCTACGTGGGGCCGCGCCTCTCGGCAGAGTATAACGTGGAGGATGGTGTGTTTTTGGGGGCAGGCATACTGTGGCGCACGCACAAGTTCCGCAAGGACCCCTACGCTGCGCAACACCTGCTGGAGGCTAACTATGCTTTCCGCACCAGCTCCTATAACCTGGAGTATACCGGCGATGTGCGGCAGGTGCTGGGCTTTTGGCACCTGGGCCTGAACGCGCACCTGCAGGGGCCGCAGTTTCAGCGCAACTTCTATGGCCTTGGCAACGAGACCCGCAAAGACCCGGAGGTAGACAACAGCTATTACCGTGTGCGCTACGAGCGCCTCTCCCTGAGCGCGCTGCTTTACCGGGAGCCGTTTGCGTTCGTGAAGATGGGGCTTGGGCCTACCTATGACAGGTTTAATGTGGATGACCCCGAGGGGGAGAGTTTCCTGGTGGACCAGGCGCGGGCTGGGCAGCTGAGAGAGGGTACCTACAACGTGGAGAAAGGAAGGTTCGAGGCACAGCATTACCTGGGGGCAAAGGCCTTCTTTAACCTGGAGGTGTTGGGCAGCGGCAGCACAGAGGCCAACCCGCGCATTGGCATGCGCTGGTACAACACCATCAGCTACAACCACCAACTGGGGGCGGAGGGGCTAAGCTTCACCAACCTCAGCACCGAGTTCCGCTTTTACCTCACCCCGAACTTCCCGTTTAAGCTTACCTGGTCTGGGCGGCTGGGGGCGGCTCGCAACTTCGGCGACTTCCGCTTTTACCAGGCCAACACCCTGGGCGGCACTGAGAACCTGCGCGGCTACCGCCGTACCCGCTATGCCGGGCGCGGCAGCGTGTATGCCAACGGAGAGGGCCGTCTGCACCTGCTTGATTATAACTTATACTTAACCCCTGGCAAGCTGGGCATCCTGGGACACATAGATGCTGGCAGGGTATACTATGCCGGCGACCCGGACAGGGGTTTCCTGCGTGACCTGCACATGGGCTATGGCGGCGGTGTGTGGGTAGATATGCTGAACCGCACGGTCGTGTCGCTTACCTACTCAGTGGGAGATGACGACGATGACGATCTGTGGCTGCTGAAATTCGGCTTCTTTTTCTAA
- a CDS encoding SixA phosphatase family protein, giving the protein MKTLYILRHAKSSWKFEGISDHDRPLNKRGRHDAPLMGQELAARGVAPQLVISSPAVRAISTATLVSRELDYDPDDILVDTRVYGADRDDLLEVVQHAPAEVDSLLLVGHNEALSEFANMLSQEPIGSLPTAGVVGLQFDCESWFDISKENATLLFHDFPKNRQ; this is encoded by the coding sequence ATGAAGACGCTATATATTCTTAGGCACGCCAAATCGAGCTGGAAGTTTGAGGGAATCAGCGACCATGACCGCCCCCTGAACAAACGCGGCCGCCACGACGCCCCACTGATGGGGCAGGAACTGGCGGCACGGGGCGTGGCACCGCAGCTCGTCATCTCCAGCCCAGCCGTGAGGGCCATTAGTACGGCTACGCTGGTAAGCAGGGAGTTGGACTACGACCCGGATGACATCCTGGTAGACACCCGTGTCTACGGCGCCGACCGGGACGACCTGTTGGAGGTGGTGCAGCACGCCCCAGCCGAAGTAGACAGCCTGCTGCTGGTGGGCCACAACGAGGCCCTCTCCGAGTTCGCCAACATGCTGTCGCAGGAGCCGATCGGGAGCCTGCCTACCGCGGGCGTGGTGGGCCTGCAGTTCGACTGCGAGAGCTGGTTCGACATCTCCAAAGAAAACGCAACCCTGCTCTTCCACGACTTCCCGAAGAACCGCCAATAA
- the ppk1 gene encoding polyphosphate kinase 1, protein MMEEKKEKKLKASSEPPYINRELSWLAFNYRVLQEAKDKTVPLLERIKFMAIFSSNLDEYFKVRVATLKRLIKLKPKTRSKLDEEPQETLDQVLQEVHRQQEEFGQVFRDGILADLREHDIHMLTEHDLNPKQKEWVHDYFTETLEPLLLPIILDETETHLFLRDQTVYLGVKMWDPAEEDCKAERYAMLEIPTKKHGGRFVKLPTVNEQRYVMFIDDVIRFCLPRLFPKYKAFAAHAVKVSRDAELDIEEEVSGSLMAKIQKSLKKRETGYPARLLYDPETPQDLLDMMMAHTGITEEELVEGSKYHNFRDFFGFPDFNLPGLKYDPQPTLIHPQLEQEPSILAAMKERDYLVHYPYQSFDYVLRLFDEAAQDPKVTAMSATLYRVADKSRIAKALVKAARNGKLVTVVVELKARFDEESNIYWAGKLQKAGANVIFGVPDLKVHSKLGLITRNEKGKLVNYAYLSTGNYNETTSKIYADHALFTTDKRLTKDVEQVFNLFIDRQTDKKFEHLLVAPINMRQGFVKLIDREIKNAKKGLPASMILKMNALQDARMIGKLYEASQAGVKIQLLVRGICCLKPGVQGVSENIEVRGIVDRYLEHARVYIFHNNGEEKLYIASADWMTRNLNRRVEVAFPLYQPDLVEQVRHIIDLQLQDDTKTRTVDNSYLKPEAPTNVRAQYAAYAYLRELVPSDTAAACEPREKE, encoded by the coding sequence ATGATGGAAGAAAAGAAAGAAAAGAAGCTGAAAGCAAGTTCAGAACCACCTTACATTAACCGCGAGCTGAGCTGGCTGGCTTTTAACTATAGAGTACTGCAGGAAGCCAAGGACAAAACCGTGCCTCTGCTGGAGCGCATCAAGTTCATGGCTATTTTCTCGTCTAACCTGGACGAGTACTTTAAAGTGCGCGTGGCCACCCTCAAACGCCTGATCAAACTAAAGCCAAAGACCCGCAGCAAGCTGGACGAGGAACCGCAGGAGACCCTGGATCAGGTGCTGCAGGAGGTGCACCGGCAGCAGGAGGAGTTCGGGCAGGTGTTCCGTGACGGCATTCTGGCCGACCTGCGCGAGCACGACATCCACATGCTGACAGAGCACGACCTGAACCCCAAGCAAAAGGAATGGGTGCATGACTACTTCACAGAGACGCTGGAGCCGTTGCTGCTGCCCATCATCCTGGACGAAACCGAAACCCACCTGTTCCTGCGCGACCAGACCGTATACCTAGGAGTGAAGATGTGGGACCCGGCGGAGGAAGACTGCAAGGCAGAGCGCTACGCCATGCTGGAGATCCCCACCAAAAAACATGGCGGTCGCTTCGTAAAACTGCCAACGGTAAACGAGCAGCGCTACGTGATGTTCATAGACGATGTGATCCGCTTTTGCCTGCCGAGGCTGTTTCCAAAGTATAAAGCCTTTGCCGCCCATGCCGTGAAGGTCTCCAGGGATGCCGAGTTGGACATTGAGGAGGAGGTATCGGGTAGTTTGATGGCCAAGATACAGAAGAGTCTGAAGAAGCGCGAGACCGGCTACCCCGCCCGCCTGCTCTACGACCCCGAAACACCGCAGGACCTGCTGGACATGATGATGGCCCACACCGGCATTACCGAAGAGGAGCTGGTGGAGGGAAGCAAGTACCACAACTTCCGCGACTTCTTCGGGTTCCCGGACTTTAACCTGCCTGGCCTGAAGTATGATCCGCAGCCCACGCTCATACACCCGCAGTTGGAGCAGGAGCCAAGTATACTTGCCGCCATGAAAGAGCGTGATTACCTGGTGCACTACCCCTACCAGTCGTTCGACTACGTGCTGCGCCTCTTCGACGAGGCTGCCCAGGACCCGAAGGTAACCGCCATGAGCGCCACGCTCTACCGCGTGGCCGATAAATCCAGGATAGCCAAGGCCTTGGTAAAGGCGGCCAGGAACGGCAAGCTGGTAACGGTGGTGGTGGAGCTGAAGGCCCGCTTCGACGAGGAGTCGAATATTTACTGGGCCGGTAAATTGCAAAAGGCGGGGGCCAACGTCATCTTTGGCGTCCCTGACCTGAAGGTGCACTCCAAGCTGGGCCTCATCACCCGAAACGAGAAAGGCAAGCTAGTCAACTATGCCTACCTGAGCACCGGCAACTACAACGAGACCACCTCTAAAATCTACGCCGACCACGCCCTTTTTACCACCGATAAGCGCCTGACGAAGGATGTGGAGCAGGTCTTCAACCTCTTCATCGACAGGCAGACCGATAAGAAGTTTGAGCACCTGCTGGTAGCTCCCATCAACATGCGCCAGGGCTTTGTTAAACTCATCGACCGGGAGATCAAAAACGCCAAAAAGGGCCTGCCGGCAAGTATGATCCTGAAGATGAACGCGCTGCAGGATGCCCGCATGATCGGGAAACTGTACGAGGCCAGCCAGGCCGGCGTGAAGATACAGCTGCTGGTGCGGGGCATTTGCTGCCTGAAGCCGGGCGTGCAGGGCGTGAGCGAGAACATTGAGGTGCGCGGCATCGTGGATCGTTACCTGGAGCACGCGCGGGTCTACATCTTCCACAACAACGGCGAGGAAAAGCTCTACATCGCCTCTGCCGACTGGATGACCCGCAACCTGAACCGGCGCGTGGAGGTGGCTTTCCCGCTTTACCAGCCCGACTTGGTGGAGCAGGTGCGCCACATCATAGACCTGCAGCTGCAGGACGACACCAAAACCCGCACCGTGGACAACAGCTATCTGAAGCCAGAGGCGCCGACCAACGTGCGGGCGCAGTACGCTGCCTACGCGTACCTGCGCGAGCTGGTGCCCTCGGACACGGCAGCCGCCTGCGAGCCCAGAGAAAAGGAGTAG
- the hflX gene encoding GTPase HflX, giving the protein MAKQKFFETSKPQETAVLVAVPGYRQTDEQTEEYLDELAFLAETAGAQTLKRFVQKLDKPDVRTFVGSGKLDEIQAYVKEHEVDMVIFDDDLSPSQVRNIEREMQIKIVDRSLLILDIFALRAKTAQAHAQVEMAQYQYLLPRLTNLWTHLSKQKGGIGMKGPGETEIETDRRIVRDKIALLRERLKKFEKQNFEQRKARAGIVRVALVGYTNVGKSTLMNLLSKSEVFAENKLFATVDATVRKVVLDNVPFLLSDTVGFIRKLPTKLIESFKSTLDEIREADLLVHVVDVSHPSFEEHIAVVNETLKDINSAEKPVLLVFNKIDQYLKQREEELGEEEADVRPSIDDLKATYMAKEHAPAMFISATDKLNIDALREELQRRVAEIHFQRYPNNV; this is encoded by the coding sequence ATGGCTAAACAAAAATTCTTCGAAACCTCTAAACCGCAGGAAACGGCTGTGCTGGTGGCAGTGCCAGGCTACCGCCAAACCGACGAGCAGACAGAGGAATACCTGGACGAGCTTGCCTTCCTGGCTGAAACGGCGGGCGCCCAAACGCTGAAACGCTTTGTGCAGAAGCTCGACAAGCCCGATGTTCGCACCTTTGTGGGAAGCGGGAAGCTGGACGAAATACAGGCTTATGTAAAGGAGCACGAGGTGGACATGGTGATTTTTGACGATGACCTGAGCCCCTCGCAGGTGCGCAACATTGAGCGCGAGATGCAGATCAAGATTGTGGACCGAAGCCTGCTCATACTTGATATTTTCGCCCTGCGCGCCAAAACCGCCCAGGCCCATGCCCAGGTAGAGATGGCCCAGTACCAGTACCTGCTGCCGCGCCTCACCAACCTCTGGACGCACTTATCCAAGCAGAAAGGCGGTATCGGCATGAAGGGCCCCGGTGAGACCGAGATTGAGACGGACCGCCGTATCGTGCGCGACAAGATAGCCTTGCTGCGCGAGCGACTCAAAAAGTTCGAGAAACAGAACTTTGAGCAGCGCAAGGCCCGCGCCGGCATTGTGCGTGTGGCGTTGGTGGGGTATACGAACGTAGGTAAGTCCACGCTCATGAACCTGCTCTCCAAATCGGAGGTGTTTGCCGAGAACAAGCTGTTTGCCACCGTGGATGCCACCGTGCGCAAGGTGGTGCTCGACAACGTACCCTTCCTACTCTCCGACACGGTAGGATTCATCCGCAAGCTGCCTACCAAGCTCATCGAGTCGTTCAAGTCCACACTGGATGAGATACGCGAGGCAGACCTGCTGGTGCATGTGGTGGATGTGTCGCACCCCTCGTTTGAGGAACATATCGCTGTGGTGAACGAGACACTGAAGGACATCAACTCAGCGGAGAAGCCGGTGCTGCTGGTGTTCAACAAGATAGACCAGTACCTGAAGCAGCGCGAAGAGGAGCTCGGAGAGGAGGAGGCTGACGTGCGCCCCTCCATCGACGACCTGAAGGCCACCTACATGGCCAAGGAGCATGCGCCTGCCATGTTCATCTCTGCCACCGACAAGCTTAACATCGATGCCCTGCGCGAGGAGCTGCAGCGCCGTGTGGCTGAGATCCACTTCCAGCGCTACCCGAACAACGTATAG
- a CDS encoding DUF6268 family outer membrane beta-barrel protein — MKNLLLLTTLFFIPFFLAEAQVTPETEVLEEFASPGVRGEGKPRGVVVSYERLPGFGIESESDNPRVGDGSGRIDRHNKFSVRAFAPLLNKPQDKVVIGFNYELEEFNFGGLTPASYDLYRYLEDKNLRSIGLQVLYLHSLNERNFYFIRVKGELNGDYTRDNINVSDYLKGTMDLAYGWKKSPDYVIGVGLQWGYTFGRQRVYPGVLYNRTFNPKWGVESIFPANLRVRYNLNEKTLFYAGYRLEGASYNLYVDEPPLSEFEDLELRRTDIKGLLRVEREIYDFLWFAVEGGFRQYYRHRLYDDVGSRDELIENDLAGAGYVGVELYLVPPRRFTQK, encoded by the coding sequence ATGAAAAACCTATTACTGCTGACTACACTTTTCTTTATACCCTTCTTTTTGGCGGAAGCGCAGGTAACACCCGAAACAGAGGTGCTGGAGGAGTTTGCATCCCCTGGTGTGCGCGGCGAAGGCAAGCCGCGCGGAGTGGTGGTTAGCTACGAACGCCTGCCTGGCTTTGGCATAGAATCCGAATCGGATAACCCCAGGGTGGGCGATGGCTCCGGGAGGATAGACCGGCATAACAAGTTCTCGGTGCGGGCCTTTGCCCCACTCCTGAACAAGCCGCAGGACAAGGTGGTGATCGGCTTTAACTATGAACTGGAGGAATTTAACTTTGGGGGCCTTACACCGGCCTCCTACGACCTGTACCGCTACCTGGAGGACAAGAACCTAAGAAGCATAGGCTTGCAGGTGTTGTACCTGCACTCGCTTAACGAGCGCAACTTCTACTTCATACGCGTAAAGGGCGAACTTAACGGCGATTACACCCGTGACAACATCAACGTGTCGGATTACCTGAAGGGCACCATGGACTTGGCTTACGGCTGGAAGAAAAGCCCGGACTATGTCATTGGGGTGGGCCTGCAATGGGGCTATACGTTCGGGCGGCAGAGGGTGTACCCGGGCGTCCTCTACAACCGCACCTTCAATCCGAAATGGGGGGTGGAGTCTATCTTCCCGGCCAATTTAAGGGTCAGGTATAACCTGAACGAGAAAACGCTGTTCTACGCCGGCTACCGCCTGGAGGGAGCTAGCTACAACCTGTATGTGGATGAGCCGCCGCTGTCAGAGTTCGAGGACCTGGAGTTGCGCCGTACCGATATAAAGGGCCTGCTGCGCGTGGAGCGCGAGATTTACGACTTCCTGTGGTTTGCTGTGGAGGGAGGCTTCCGGCAGTACTACAGGCACCGCCTCTATGATGATGTGGGCTCACGGGATGAACTGATCGAAAACGACCTGGCTGGCGCCGGGTATGTGGGTGTGGAGCTATACCTGGTGCCACCCAGAAGGTTTACCCAGAAGTAA
- a CDS encoding c-type cytochrome has translation MQETIVFLHTHVLVVVLFLLLFAYKTVLLLLNRHEALARARRQTRMLDIIFGTLILVTGGFLLYSYQGVPAWLILKVVLVVLAIPLGIVGIRRESKVLAGASLLLFGYIYGVAETKSLTLQEPGAMQNATSAITATPETDAAETGDASLSQSAEAQQGIVAAMNEAQLSNAKAIYTHLCETCHGADGARGLGGASNLQVSNLSQNNRVHVIEKGRGLMPAFGGQLSDEEVEALATYTMTLKK, from the coding sequence ATGCAAGAAACGATTGTCTTTCTGCACACGCACGTACTGGTGGTGGTCTTGTTCCTGCTCCTGTTCGCCTACAAAACCGTGCTGCTGCTGCTAAACAGGCACGAGGCACTAGCCAGGGCGCGCAGGCAAACCCGCATGCTGGATATTATCTTTGGCACGCTTATACTTGTAACCGGCGGCTTCCTGCTCTACAGCTACCAGGGTGTGCCTGCCTGGCTTATCCTGAAAGTCGTGCTGGTGGTGCTGGCCATCCCCTTAGGTATAGTGGGCATCAGGCGCGAGAGTAAAGTGCTGGCCGGCGCATCACTGCTGCTTTTCGGCTACATCTACGGCGTGGCCGAAACCAAGAGCCTGACCCTGCAAGAGCCCGGTGCGATGCAGAATGCCACCTCAGCCATCACGGCCACGCCTGAAACGGACGCAGCCGAAACAGGTGATGCGAGCCTGAGCCAATCGGCGGAGGCACAGCAGGGGATTGTGGCAGCCATGAACGAGGCACAACTATCCAATGCCAAAGCCATTTATACCCACCTTTGCGAAACCTGCCACGGGGCCGACGGAGCCAGAGGTTTGGGCGGCGCCTCTAACCTGCAGGTAAGCAACCTGAGCCAAAACAATCGTGTACACGTAATCGAAAAGGGCCGCGGCCTGATGCCAGCCTTTGGCGGCCAGCTATCCGATGAGGAAGTGGAGGCGCTGGCCACTTATACCATGACGCTTAAAAAATAA